The Salvia miltiorrhiza cultivar Shanhuang (shh) chromosome 2, IMPLAD_Smil_shh, whole genome shotgun sequence DNA window GGAATATTGTCTACCTTATCATATATGTTGATAACATTTTGATTATGGGTAGTGATCGTTCCATGATGCAATCCATGAAAGATTGGTTAGCCAGCTCCTTCATGAAAGATTGATCAGATGGGTAGGACCTGGGTGATGCTTCCTATATCCTTGGGATAAAGATCTATCGGGATAGACCTAATAGATTGTTGGGATTATCACAATCCACCTACATAGACAAATTGCTAAAGCGCTTCTCAATGGAAAATTCTAATAAAGGATTTCTTCCTATGGGACATGGTATAATCTTGTCTAAGAAGGGTTGCCCTTCTAGTGACCAAGAGATTAAATACATGAAAAGGATCCCATATGCTTCTGCTATAGGATCGATAATGTATGCCATGACATCTACTAGGCCAGATGTGGCATATGCGCTTAGCATGACAGGCTGATTTCAGCAGATATGTAGgctaaagaagtccatttatggattTAAGCAAGCTTCTAGGAGTTGGAATATTTGCTTTGACAGAGCTatcaaatcgtttgattttgtCAGAAGCAAAGAGGATCCATGTGTTTATAGTAAACGCAAAGATGAGAATATTGTCTATCTTATcatatatgttgatgacattttgATTATGGGTAGTGATCGTTCCATGATGCAATCCATGAAAGATTGGTTAGCCAGCTCCTTCATGAAAGATTGATCAGATGGGTAGGACCTGGGTGATGCTTCCTATATCCTTGGGATAAAGATCTATCGGGATAGACCTAATAGATTGTTGGGATTATCACAATCCACCTACATAGACAAATTGCTAAAGCGCTTCTTAATGGAAAATTCTAATAAAGGATTTCTTCCTATGGGACATGGTATAATCTTGTCTAAGAAGGGTTGCCCTTCTAGTGGCCAAGAGATTGAATACATGAAAAGGATCCCATATGCTTCTGCTATAGGATCGATAATGTATGTCATGACATCTACTAGGCCAGATGTGGCATATGCGCTTAGCATGACAGGCAGATTTCAGCAAAATCCCGGTGAGGTACATTGGAGAACTGTCAAGACTATTCTAAAGTACCTTAGAAGGACTAAAGAATACTTCTTTGTCTATGGTGGACAGCCAGAGTTATCAGTTACTGGGTATATTGATGCTAGCTTCCAAACAGACCATGATGACTATAAGTCACAGTCTGGCTATGTCTTCATCCTCAATGGTGGAGCAGTTAGTTGGAATAGTTCCAAACAAAGCACTACTGCCGACTCCACCACCGAAGCCGAGTATATTGCTGCATCTGAAGCTGCTAAGGAAGCTGTGGCTCTGTTAGAATTCGTGAAAGAACTGGGTGTCATTCCAAGTACCAATTGTGCAATACCGTTGTATTATGACAACACTGGTGCAGTTGCGCAAGCAAATGAACCAAGACCCACGAATAGAAACAAGCACATTCCCCGGAGATATCATCTGATCAGAGAAATAATTGAAAGAGGCGACGTGAAATTAGAAAGAGTACCCACTGATGATAACTTAGCCGATCATTTCACCAAGCCGTTGTGTATAGCAAAACACAACAAGCATTTTGAGAGCTTGGGTGTTAGACATGTTGGAAGTTGGCTTTGATTTAGTGGGAGTTTTGGTTTGAATGTCTTAGAAAcaatttgaattgagacatcCTTACCTGATCacatttatatatgttatttgatttcatggGCTAGTGCATTTATTAGAATATTTGGTTTTATTGTTtgactttattcttttatttgttcCCTTGAATTATCACTACTATTAATGATGTGAGACATTAATGGTTTGAGTGTAATTCTAAAGATGCCCTAACCAATGGTCATCAAGAATgggatattgatgacattcGATAGGTTAGCATGTGGTCTGCATCATATTCTTAGAGAATGTAGTTGATCTCACAACTACGAGTAATTTGATTCTCGTGATGGACACATGGATATTTTGGAGAATATTGGTATATCCTGCTATTAAATCATTTGTTCTAGTGTCTATGATTTAATAGTGTATGAAGTATGTAatagtcctttgacttgaggtcaatactcattttgtttgttgagtggtgtgctttgaccaagtacaatgcttGCACTCCATCAAAGGGGTAGATACGACTTGTGTTGGGTACATCATGAGGCAAATGGAAATGGTAGTTGAGCCAAGAATAGCATTCATTCCTCGATTTGAATTTCGAGAGAACACTTCAAATTCTCTATATTATTTGACCGTAAGTCATTGGCCAATGCAAAGATATATTCAATTAGAATAATTGAATATGATCGGAAGggtcatttaataaagatgagataaaaTGATTGAGCTATTGGGATAGACACATGGCAGATCCTAGGCTCAATCGAGTTGTTCGTGAATGAAGGGATATTACATAAACTTCATATAAAGGTTTGTTTACAgaatccacgtaaacgttcttcatatatcgagttcgctacacaacgcagtctaggagttttgtgtagactttaatttgattatcgtcGATAATGGAGGCCTAAAGGGTCACAttttatgtgtattgttgattcgctcAAGGGTGCAAGGATAGTGCTTGGTGTGTAATCTAAtgctagtccaagtgggagattgaaagatattatggactagattaggataacACTTAATTAATTGGGAATTAGTTGGACTATTGGACCTATTAATTGGAGTAGGATTGGCTTCCTTAGTAAGACAACTCTTTGGCTTATAAGAGAAGCCAACTCTTTGGCTTACAAGGTAAGCCAATACTTTTGGCTTATAAGTAGGAGTTTGGTCTTACAAGGTAGAAGCTTTGGCTTGCAAACACTAAAAGAGCACTAtagtttcaatcggagatttcctagctgtcgaaGATTGAATCGTGCACTTGGAATTGTTCCTAcatcgaatcgacatacacgtggataccttaATAGTGGATTCACGGCAAGAATCGAGACGCACTCTTACCACACAACGAGTAAGTTATTCCTTTCGTTGTGAGcctatctctacacatgatgcatttgtaaatctagatctaatccttgaatgtatattccgctgcgtatcattagatgatgtcaaggataaccaacagtggtatcaatcttatggactagattatgatatatttgatatattctaataacacTTAATTAATTGGGAATTAGTTGGACTATTGGACCTATTAATTGGAGTAGGATTGACTTCCTTAGTAAGACAACTCTTTGGCTTATAAGAGAAGCCAACTCTTTGGCTTTCAAGGTAAGCCAATCCTTTTAGCTTATAAGTATGAGTCTTAGTCTTACAAGAAAGGGGCTTTTGCTTGCTAAACACTAAGAGAGCACTATaatttcaatcggagatttcctagctatCGAAGATTGAATCGTGCACTTgaaattgttcctgcatcgaatcgacatacacgtggataccttagtagtggattcacATCAAAAATTGAGACGCACGCTTACCACACAACGAGTAAGTTATTCCTTTCGTTGTGTGcctatctctacacatgatgcatttgtaaatctagatctaatccttgaatgtatattccgctgcgtatcattagatgatgtcaaggataaccaacagtggtatcagagcccggggCTCGATTTACAATTGCTATTGTGTTCTAATTGTTTATGGGTTAAGAGTATGTGATTTTAGAAATCTAAATCTGGAAATTGAAATCGAAAATTTGGGATTAATGAATTTTGAAACCATTTTGtgaaattgggcgaaattggGTGAATATTGCCGGGCTATATTCGATTCTTTGCTGGATCATTTCTGCTGCCATCGACCACCGCCGATGCAGAGGGCGTGGGTGATTGACGAGGCGGCGCAGGTGGGTCGGGGCTCGCCGGTGCGCCGCGCCCGACCACTCGCCGCCGTCTTCGTCGCGCCTCGATTCTGGAGACACCGCTGTCTCTCTGCAACGTGTCCATAACGCGAGCTTGGAGTCCGAAAATGGAGGGTGACTGATGGTGGAGGTCTCGCGCGCCTCCGGGCGGTGAACGGTGACAGGGAGCTTCGAGCTCCTGCCGGAGTGGCTGAGGAACGGTGAGGACGCAAGCAAGCGTTTGGAGACGTCGCCGCTTACCTCCGACACGCCTTCGAGCCGCGACCGGCGAGGATCTGTCCGGCAAGGCCGCGCGACGTCGTCTGCATCGTGGCTTCGAGCGGCAGCGGCGTGGCTTCAGGGCTCCGATCGCGGTGACGGGAAGAAGAAAGCAGCAGCGGCTACTGTTGTAAAACAGATCCAAACCCTATGTGGGTTTTGGGCCGCGGGTCCTTGGGCCTTGAGCTGGGCTTATGCTTCCTTTGCTGGACTACTCCTGATGGGCTGCGAGATTATTTATTGAAATGGGCTGGGcctttatttcatttaaatggCCCAGTTGGGCTGTAACAGacccttaaaaaaaatcttttattaattttgaattaataattgaatcacaatttcagaattaatttattaattggattaataaatttaaattattgttattaattttgaattaataataatagaaataaatttatattaatttagaattaatataaattgattaacccatatttaattagagaataaaatattaatttgattaatgattttattCGTAGAGTTTTATGTCTTTATTTGATAagcatgctatttgattttatgcttattatttaactatagtaGTTAAAGACCGCATTTATcttgggtaggcggcgcccaGTATATGTAGTCCGCTTTGCTATGTATGGGTAGGCGGCGCCCAATATGTGTGGTCCGCATTTTATAtgcctgggtaggcggcacccagtaattgttttgttatttaatattggatattaaatataagcaattagtatcacatgctaaatccccattaaatataagtctttgtgtaaagcacaaaacgcgtcgtccatcataattgtTTGAGTACCTAACCTTTTCGTCCAAgggtatttacataaaattgtatGCTCTAAATCGACAAGGCCAAGACTCATTCATAGATTGGCACTgtgtgatggggttgacttgcttaaattattttggaacgcaaagcgaccaagaatgatttaaggacgcagattaattggattaatcaaccaagagttgcaaaattgttgttgcaattggcttagagGCCTACTAAGTAATATTATTGTAGTCATCAGCAAAGCAGAGGCTGCATAATATTGATTTGGATCTTGGACCACTAAGATTTATATGGATTATAAATTCGTGTTTTACGTTGGGGGCGTAAGATATGTTAAAATTAGTGGGAGCTAATCAATACAATAACCCATTGTTTGATTAGTGATACAATGTGATCATAGTTTATTCTTTCTAATttgcttttctttatttattgatcagataatatgTCGAATTTGTCACTGAAATGTTTGATAGAAACAAACAAGTTGACTGGGTCAAACTTCGCGGATTGGCTCCGTTGCTTGCGTCTGGTCTTAAGGCTAGAGAAGATTGAGTATGTCTTGGACAACCCAATCACTGTCATTCCTGACAAGCAGTCTGCTGAGTATGCATCATTTGATGAAGCTGCTCACAAGAAGCATGTCGAGGATGCAACATCGGCACAATGTGTGATGTTGTCCTCTATGACTACGGAGTTACAGAGGCAACACGAACACATGTTCCCTTATGATATGCTGAAACACTTGAAGAGTCTGTATGCTTCAGAAGCTCAGACTATGGAGTATGAGATACTCCGAGATCTTTTCAAGTGTAATCTTCAGGAAGGGAGTCCGGTTTCTGACCATGTTTTGAAGATGATCGGGTTGATTGAGAGGTTGGCGTCGATTGGAACGATGCTACCCGTTACTGTCTCTGTCAATTTGATTCTGCAGTCTTTGTCTGCCTCATTTGAAAACTTCATTGTGAACTTCAATATGAACGGCACGAAGGCAAGCCTGCCTGAGCTTCATAACATGTTGAAGACCTATGAGTCTTCCACCTCTAAAGGCAAATCTGTGCTCATGGTGAGCTCCACTGCCACGTCTTCCAAAAGAAAGTACAAGCAGAAGAAAAAGCAGAAGAAGGCATTTGATGCTGTTTTGAAGCCTAAAGGAGGAGGGGCTCAGAAAAAGCCGAAGTTGCCAAATGATGAGTGCCTATTCTGTCATGAAAAGGGGCACTGGAAGAAAGACTGCCCGAAATACAAGGCACAAGGTGCATCGGGTTTGAGCTCGGGTATGTTTGTCATTGAGATAAACATGTCTATTGATAATTCACAATCTTGGGTATTAGATACAGCTTGTGGCTCACACATTTGCAATAATGTGCAGGGCCTAAGTGAAACCAAGAAAGTGATGCCCGTGGAAGTCGATCTACGCGTGGGAAATGGAGCAAGAGTTGCTGCTGAACGCGTGGGGACTTATAGATTAGATCTTCCTTCGAGAAATAGACTTGTTTTAAGTAATTGTTACTTCGTTCCTTCTATTTCTGAGAATATTATTTCCATTCCGATGTTGGACATTGAAGGCTTTTCCTTCCATTTTGGAAACAGTCGATGCTCGTTTTCCCTTAATGGATTGTTTTATGGAAGTGCCTCTCTTTTGAATGGTTTATAttatcttgaatgtgaaagaaGTATTCTCAATGTACAAAACAAACGACCTAAGTTGAATAATGCGAATAATACTACTTATctttggcattgtagacttggtcaTATCAATGAGAACAGGATAGCAAGATTgagaaagttagactatctCAAATTATTTGACCTTGAGTCATATGGTGCTTGTGAATCTTGTCTCAAAGGTAAGATGACTAAGAAACCTTTTTCTGGGAAGGGGTTACGAGCCAAAGACTTGCTAGAATTGATTCACAAAGATGTGTGTGGACCGTTCCCAACAGAAGCAAGAGGTGGATATTCGTACTTCATAACTTTTACTGATGATTTTTCGAGGTATGGATATGTGTATCTCATGAAGCACAAATCTGAGGcctttgagaaatttaaggtgTTTAAGTTAGAAGTCGAGAAACAACTTGGCAAAAGTATAAAGGCTCTTCGATCAGATCGAGGAGGAGAATACTTAAGTCATGAGTTTCTTGATTACTTAAAATCACATTGAATTCGGTCAGACTGGACTCCTCCGGGGACACCTCAAATGAATGGGGTATCCGAAAGGAGGAATCGAACTTTATTAGATATGGTTCGATCCATGATGAGTTTTGCAAGTCTCCCTTTATTCCTTTGGGGTCATGCCTTACAGACCGCTGTTTATATTCTGAATAGAGTTCCTTCTAAATCAGTTGAGAAAACACCATATGAGGTATGGTGTGGCAAAAAGGCAAGTCTTAACCATATGCGGACCTGGGGATGTCCTGCTTTTGTTAAGAAAATGATGACTGATAAGTTGGAATCTAAAAGTGAGAAATGTTATTTTGtgggatatcctaaggaaacaATTGGATATTATTTCTACGTTCCCGGTGATCACAAGGTGATTGTTTCCCGAAATGTGACGTTTCTTGAAGACACATTTGTCTCTAAGGAACAAGGTCACAACACGATAGAActtgaagaaattcaagaaccgCAAAATAACATAGATGATGAAAACTTGTCTAATGGTGTGGACAAGAATTCAGTGGGAGTATTTGATGATCTATTGGGAAGGGGAATATCTCTTAGAGAGACACCTCAAGACAATGAGATGCATCAAAGACACGATGATACAATAGTTGTGTCACCACCACCTCAAGAAAATCTTGAGGATGTCCCTGAAAATTCCGAAACTGTTGAAACGTTCAACACAGAGGAACCTGCTTAAATTCAGAATATACAACCTGAACAAACGCAAGAACAACTCCATAGGCCTCGTAGGAATCGTCGAGCACCTGAAAGACTTAATCTATTGGTTGAGAACCAAGATGATGAAGTTGATTCGGATGATGATGAACCTAAGACCTATACCGAAGCGGTATCGGGCACCGACTCGGAGAAGTGGCTTGAAGCCTTAATTTCCGAAATGGACTCGATGTACTGCAATCTAGTCTGGGAACTAGTTGATTTGCCAGATGGGAAATATCTCATAGGCTGcaaatggatcttcaaaaaGAAGAGAGATGCAGATGGCATAGTACGAACCTACAAGGCTACGTTGGTGGCAAAAGGTTATAGTCAACGCGAGGGCATTGATTATGACGAAACCTTTTCACCAGTCGTAAAGATCAAGTCCATTAGGATTTTACTTGCTATAGCTGTATACTATAACTTTgacatttggcaaatggatgtcaaaaccgcgtTTCTCAATGGAGAACTTGAAGAGGGAGTCTATATGACTCAACTTGAAGGTTTTGTATCCAAAGAAATGTCGAATGCAGTATGTAGgctaaagaagtccatttatggacttaagcaagcttctagGAGTTGGAATATTTGCTTTGACAGAGCTatcaaatcgtttgattttgtCAGAAGTAAAGAGGATCCATGTGTTTATAGTAAATGCAAAGATGGGAACATTGTCTACCTTATcatatatgttgatgacattttgATTATAGGTAGTGATCGTTCCATGATGCAATCCGTGAAAGAATGGTTGGCTAGCTCCTTCATGATGAAGGACCTGGGTGATGCTTCCTATATCCTTGGGATAAAGATCTATCGGGATAGACCTAATAGATTGTTGGGATTATCACAATCCACCTACATAGACAAATTGCTAAAGCGCTTCTCAATGGAAAATTCTAAGAAAGGATTTCTTCCTATGGGACATGGTATAATCTTGTCTAAGAAGGGTTGCCCTTCTAGTGACCAAGAGATTGAATACATGAAAAGGATCCCATATGCTTCTGCTATAGGATCGATAATGTATGCCATGACATCTACTAGGCCAGATGTGGCATATGCGCTTAGCATGACAGGCAGATTTCAGCAAAATCCCGGTGAGGTACATTGGAGAACTGTCAAAACTATTCTAAAGTACCTTAGAAGGACTAAAGAATACTTCTTAGTCTATGGTGGACAGCCAGAGTTATCAGTTACTGGGTATACTGATGCTAGCTTCCAAACAGACCATGATGACTATAAGTCACAGTCTGGCTATGTCTTCATCCTCAATGGTGGAGCAGTTAGTTGGAATAGTTCCAAACAAAGCACTACTGCCGACTCCACCACCGAAGCCGAGTATATTGCTGCATCTGAAGCTGCCAAGGAGGCTGTGGCTCTGTTAGAATTCGTGAAAGAACTGAATGTCGTTCCAAGTACCAATTGTGCAATACCGTAGTATTGTGACAACACTGGTGCAGTTGCGCAAGCAAAGGAACCAAGACCCACGAATAGAAACAAGCACATTCCCCGGAGATATCATCTGATCAGAGAAATAATTGAAAGAGGCGATGTGAAATTAGAAAGAGTAGCCACTGATGATAACTTAGCCGATCCTTTCACCAAGTCGTTGTGTATAGCAAAACACAACAAGCATTTTGAGAACTTGGGTGTTAGACATGTTGGAAGTTGGCTTTGATTTAGTGGGAGTTTTGGTTTGAATGTCTTAGAAAcaatttgaattgagacatcCTTACCTGATCacatttatatatgttatttgatttcatggGCTAGTGCATTTATTAGAATATTTGGTTTTATTGTTtgactttattcttttatttgttcTCTTGAATTATCACTACTATTAATGATGTGAGACATTAATGGTTTGAGTGTAATTCTAAAGATGCCCTAACCAATGGTCATCAAGAATGAGATATTGATGACATGCGATAGGTTAGCATGTGGTCTGCATCATATTCTTAGAGAATGTAGTTGATCTCACAACTACGAGTAATTTGATTCTCGTGATGGACACATGGATATTTTGGAGAGTATTGGTATACCCTGCTATTAAATCATTTGTTCTAGTGTCTATGATTTAATAGTGTATGGAGTATGTAatagtcctttgacttgaggtcaatactcattttgtttgttgagtggtgtgctttgaccaagtacaatgcttgcactccttcaaaggggtagatacggcttgtgttgggtaTATCATGAGGCAAATAAAAATGGTAGTTGAGCCAAGAATGGGATTCATTCCTCGATTTGAATTTCGAGAGAACACTTCAAATTCTCTATATTATTTGACCGTTAGTCATTGGCCAATGCAAAGATATATTCAATTGGAATAATTGAATATGATCGGAAGggtcatttaataaagatgagataaaaTGATTGAGCTATTGGGATAGACCCATGGCAGATCCTAGGCTCAatcgagtggttcgtgaatgaaGGGATATTACATAAACTTCATATAAATGTTTGTTTACAgaatccacgtaaacgttcttcatatatcgagttcgctacacaacgcagtctaggagttttgtgtagactttaatttgattatcgtcgataatggaggcctaaaggatcacactttatgtgtattgttgattcgctcaagggtgcaaagatagtgcttggtgtttaatctaatgctagtccaagtgggagattgaaagatattatggactagattaggatatatttgatatattctaataacacTTAATTAATTGGGAATTAGTTGGACTATTGGACCTATTAATTGGAGTAGGATTGACTTCCTTAGTAAGACAACTCTTTGGCTTATAAGAGAAGCCAACTCTTTGGCTTACAAGGTAAGCCAATCCTTTTGGCTTATAAGTATGAGTCTTAGTCTTACAAGAAAGGGGCTTTTGCTTGCTAAACACTAAGAGAGCACTAtagtttcaatcggagatttcctagctgtcgaaGATTGAATCATGCACTTgaaattgttcctgcatcgaatcgacatacacgtggataccttagtagtggattcacggCAAAAATCGAGACGCACGCTTACCACACAACGAGTAAGTTATTCCTTTCGTTGTGTGcctatctctacacatgatgcatttgtaaatctagatctaatccttgaatgtatattccgctgcgtatcattagatgatgtcaaggataaccAACAAAAGTCTAACTTTCTCAATCTCGCTATCCTGTTCTCATTGATAtgaccaagtctacaatgccaaagATAGGTAGTATTATTCGCATTACTCAACTTAGGTCGTTTATTTTGTACATTGAGAATACttctttcacattcaagataaTATAAACCATTCAAAAGAGAGGCACTTCCATAAAACAATCCATTAAGGGAAAACGAGCATCGACTGTTTCCAAAATGGAAGGAAAAGCCTTCAATGTCCAACATCGGAATGGAAATAATATTCTTAGAAATAGAAGGAACAAATAACAATTACTTAAAACAAGTCTATTTCCCGAAGGAAGATCTAATCTATAAGTCCCCACGCGTTCAGCAGCAACTCTTGCTCCATTTCCCACGCGTAGATCGACTTCCCCGGGCATCACTTTCTTGG harbors:
- the LOC131009796 gene encoding secreted RxLR effector protein 161-like encodes the protein MKRIPYASAIGSIMYVMTSTRPDVAYALSMTGRFQQNPGEVHWRTVKTILKYLRRTKEYFFVYGGQPELSVTGYIDASFQTDHDDYKSQSGYVFILNGGAVSWNSSKQSTTADSTTEAEYIAASEAAKEAVALLEFVKELGVIPSTNCAIPLYYDNTGAVAQANEPRPTNRNKHIPRRYHLIREIIERGDVKLERVPTDDNLADHFTKPLCIAKHNKHFESLGVRHVGSWL